The Halomarina pelagica genome segment GTGAGAGCGCCGTCAACCAAGCGCCGATCACAGGCGAAAGCGTTCCCGTCGATAAGACCCCTGGCGATGAGGTGTATGCCGGCACCATCAACGAGGAGGGCTATCTCGAAATCGAGGTTACCTCGGAAGCGAGCGACAACACGCTCTCCCGGATCGTTGAGATGGTCGAGGACGCGCAGGCGAACAAGACGGAGCGTGAGCAGTTCGTCGAGCGCTTCTCGGGGTACTATACGCCGATCGTTGTCGGGTTCGGCGTCCTCGTCGCGGTCGTCCCGCCGCTGTTCTTTGGCGGAGCGTGGCCGACTTATATCGTTTACGGGCTAACGCTACTCGTGCTTGCCTGCCCGTGTGCATTCGTCATCTCGACACCCGTTTCGGTTGTCTCCGGGATCACGAGCGCCGCAAAGAACGGCGTCCTCATCAAAGGCGGCAACTACCTCGAGGCGATGGGAGCCGTGGACGTCGTCGCTCTCGACAAGACCGGGACGCTCACGAAGGGGGAACTCACCGTCACCGACGTGGTTCCACTGAATGGGAACTCGGAGGAAGACGTCCTTCGGTGTGCGCATGGGCTCGAACGGCGGAGTGAACACCCTATCGGCGAGGCGATCGTCAATCACGCACAAGGGCAGTCCGTAGAAGCACGGGACGTTGGTGAGTTCGAGAGCATCACCGGCAAAGGCGTGAAGGCAACGCTCGATGGGACGCCACATTACGCCGGAAAGCCAGGGCTGTTCCGGGAGCTAGGATTCGACCTCCAACATGTTCACGCCGCCACTGACGGTGGTGTGGCGACGGCCAAGAGCCGCGACCTCTGTGAGCGCAACGACTGTATGGACCTCCTCGACGAGACCGTTCCAGAGCTCCAGGCCGAGGGTAAAACGGTCATTCTCGTCGCGACGGAAGACGAACTCGAGGGCGTCATCGCCGTCGCAGACGAAATCCGACCGGGGGTGACGGAGGCGATCGCTCGCCTCAAAGAACTCGGCGTCAAGCGAACAGTAATGCTCACCGGCGATAACGAGCGCACCGCACGTTCGATCGCCGAACAGGTTGGCGTCGACGACTATCGTGCGGAGTTGCTCCCGGATCAGAAAGTCGAAGTGATCAATGACCTGCTTGAGGAATATGACGAGGTTGCGATGGTCGGCGATGGGGTGAACGATGCGCCGGCACTGGCGACAGCGACGGTCGGTATCGCGATGGGCGCTGCAGGAACGGACACGGCCTTGGAGACTGCGGATATCGCGTTAATGAGCGACGACATTACGAAACTTCCCTACCTCTATGACCTCTCGCATACGGGTAATAGCGTCATTCGACAGAACATCTGGACGAGCCTTGGGGCGAAGGCTGCGCTCGCCGTCGCCGTTCCGTTCGGCCTTGTTCCCATCTGGGCCGCCGTACTCATCGGTGATGCAGGAATGACGGTCGGCGTTACCGGTAACGCGATGCGACTCTCCCGAATTAAGCCTGACGAACCGTCTCCTTCTTGAGTGCACTGATAGCAATCTCACCAATACAACTTAAACGATGGAAGTTACATCCCGCCGGGCATTCATCATCATCCTGGTCGGAGGCATTCTCGTTCCGGGAATCGCTGATTACTACCTCTCACAGGCAGGAGCACCGTCTCTTGGCTCCTTCGTCTGGGCTGTCGGATTTGGTACAGCCGTCACTGTCATCTGGTTCGGTTGGCTTCGGCCACTCGACATTACTGGCCCACCGAGTGATCCCTCCGTCTGGGAGGTTTCTGCCGACGAAGAACAGGAAGCACACAGAACAGAAGGGGTAGACGCCGACGGAGAACGTACGGATACACGGTCTCGTACTGATAACGCACCCGAGCCAGTTGACGATCAGCACGAATGAGTGGCGGTCATCAACACGGTTCAGAAGAGCACGAGCAGATTAGAACGCGAAAGCTCGCACTCGTAGCTGGCATAAATCTCGTCGAGTTTGTCGTCGAGTTACTCGGCGGGCTTGCATTCGGTTCACTCACGCTACTAAGTGATGCGTTCCACATGCTCTTCGACGTCCTCGCCTATGCGGTGGCGTTCGCCGCGAGCTACACTGCTGAGCGATATGACCGTCCCGGTGAATGG includes the following:
- a CDS encoding heavy metal translocating P-type ATPase, encoding MSEFPEKEDPTSSSSDGRIDQDGHDHSNHNHDRKNGTTSDDNSVIQLSVPEMDCPSCAGKVENSIRKLDGIHAIDPKVTSGTLTVSYEEIRTTSEAIAARVEKAGYRVETDENEATATFSVPGMDCPSCAGKVENALDALGVRRFDTRPTTGTVVVTYDSSSLSDRDIVSAIKGAGYDVTESSTETATVTEGDPSGERESVWTSPRAIKTWISGSFVALGLLFEFGLSGQNVLVATLGGRELFVADVLFLIAIAVAGQVIFRNGYYSLRNWNLDIDLLMSIAISGAVIAGFVFGESLYFEAATLAFLFSVAELLERYSMDHARNSLQELMDLSPDEATVKREGEEVTLPVDEVVVGDIVVVRPGEKVPMDGEVVSGESAVNQAPITGESVPVDKTPGDEVYAGTINEEGYLEIEVTSEASDNTLSRIVEMVEDAQANKTEREQFVERFSGYYTPIVVGFGVLVAVVPPLFFGGAWPTYIVYGLTLLVLACPCAFVISTPVSVVSGITSAAKNGVLIKGGNYLEAMGAVDVVALDKTGTLTKGELTVTDVVPLNGNSEEDVLRCAHGLERRSEHPIGEAIVNHAQGQSVEARDVGEFESITGKGVKATLDGTPHYAGKPGLFRELGFDLQHVHAATDGGVATAKSRDLCERNDCMDLLDETVPELQAEGKTVILVATEDELEGVIAVADEIRPGVTEAIARLKELGVKRTVMLTGDNERTARSIAEQVGVDDYRAELLPDQKVEVINDLLEEYDEVAMVGDGVNDAPALATATVGIAMGAAGTDTALETADIALMSDDITKLPYLYDLSHTGNSVIRQNIWTSLGAKAALAVAVPFGLVPIWAAVLIGDAGMTVGVTGNAMRLSRIKPDEPSPS